From Myxococcus xanthus, a single genomic window includes:
- the gndA gene encoding NADP-dependent phosphogluconate dehydrogenase: protein MSESAGAQFGVAGMGVMGASLALNIADHGFRVAVWDRHAERIDEMHRKHGHPEVWGTESLEAFVQRLERPRKVLLMVTAGAAVDSMLERLLPLMAEGDVIMDAGNSWFLDTRRREEQCKAKGIHFLGVGVSGGEEGARNGPSIMPGGAPSAYELVRPVFEAIAANTDMGPCVTYVGADGAGHFVKMVHNGIEYADMQLLAETYDVLRRGLGLDADALADLLSQWDHGIAGSFLLETTIKVLRQKDPETGKPLVDLVLDKAGQKGTGKWTVQVALDLGVPIPSIAASLDARILSSMKDERVAAAPKLNGPVGQLSKEERAQLAAWTHDALYAARVVTYAQGMRLIQAASQEYQWNISLAELARIWRGGCIIRAKLLTPLREAFQQQPTLPNLMVSDAFAPVLERMAPAWRQVVGVATRVGIPVPVFSSSLAYLDSYRTAELPQNLTQAQRDAFGAHTYQRKDRPEAGFVHTEWGK, encoded by the coding sequence ATGAGTGAGTCAGCGGGCGCGCAGTTCGGCGTGGCGGGAATGGGCGTCATGGGGGCGAGCCTCGCCCTCAACATCGCGGACCACGGCTTCCGGGTGGCCGTGTGGGACAGGCATGCGGAGCGCATCGATGAGATGCACCGCAAACACGGACACCCCGAGGTCTGGGGCACCGAGTCGCTGGAGGCCTTCGTTCAGCGACTGGAGCGCCCGCGCAAGGTGCTGCTGATGGTGACGGCGGGCGCGGCGGTGGACTCCATGCTGGAGCGCCTGCTGCCGCTGATGGCGGAAGGCGACGTCATCATGGACGCCGGCAACTCGTGGTTCCTGGACACGCGCCGCCGCGAGGAGCAGTGCAAGGCCAAGGGCATCCACTTCCTGGGCGTCGGCGTGTCCGGCGGCGAGGAGGGCGCGCGCAACGGCCCCTCCATCATGCCGGGCGGTGCTCCCTCGGCGTACGAGCTGGTGCGTCCGGTATTCGAAGCCATCGCCGCGAATACGGACATGGGGCCGTGTGTCACCTACGTGGGGGCGGACGGTGCCGGGCACTTCGTGAAGATGGTGCACAACGGCATCGAGTACGCGGACATGCAGTTGCTCGCGGAAACGTACGACGTGCTGCGCCGCGGGCTCGGGCTGGACGCGGACGCGTTGGCGGACCTGCTGTCCCAGTGGGACCACGGCATCGCCGGCTCGTTCCTGCTGGAGACCACCATCAAGGTGCTGCGCCAGAAGGACCCGGAGACGGGCAAGCCGCTGGTGGACCTGGTGTTGGACAAGGCGGGCCAGAAGGGCACCGGCAAGTGGACGGTGCAGGTGGCGCTGGATTTGGGCGTCCCGATTCCCTCCATCGCCGCGTCACTGGACGCACGCATCCTGTCCTCCATGAAGGACGAACGCGTGGCCGCCGCGCCGAAGCTGAACGGCCCGGTGGGGCAGCTCAGCAAGGAGGAGCGAGCGCAACTGGCGGCGTGGACGCACGACGCGCTCTACGCGGCACGGGTGGTGACGTATGCGCAGGGCATGCGGCTCATCCAGGCGGCGTCCCAGGAGTATCAGTGGAACATCAGCCTGGCGGAGCTGGCGCGCATCTGGCGGGGGGGCTGCATCATCCGCGCGAAGCTGCTCACGCCGCTGCGTGAGGCCTTCCAGCAGCAGCCGACGCTGCCCAACCTGATGGTGTCCGACGCCTTCGCGCCGGTGCTGGAGCGCATGGCCCCCGCGTGGCGGCAGGTGGTGGGCGTGGCCACGCGCGTGGGCATCCCCGTGCCGGTGTTCAGCTCCTCGCTGGCGTACCTGGACAGCTACCGCACCGCGGAGCTGCCGCAGAACCTCACCCAGGCACAGCGTGACGCCTTCGGCGCGCACACGTATCAGCGCAAGGACAGACCGGAAGCGGGCTTCGTCCACACGGAGTGGGGCAAGTAG
- a CDS encoding acyl-CoA dehydrogenase family protein: protein MTLDAGANLLHAVRELAPALSARSGEIEQARQLPLDLIATLKDIGVYRMLVPRSHGGLELNLVTGLDVLSELARADASTAWTMMIATESPQLFALLLREEFDAVYAAGPNATVGGAFNAQGKAVQVDGGYRVTGHWNFATGCRQSEWLFGNCVVLGPDGTPRAGPAEGMPETRAMLLPASEVRIIEHWDVLGLRGTGSHDIAIDAFVPQQRTFDIFTGQPSVPGANFVVPVLHYAMHIGAVAVGIAQGAVDDLLTLARSGKRRLYARTSLVDSPVFRNRLGRAETGARAAHDALRRMGEVFWDACQQSPMKAFALAPQVSATLTWAVETAAEVVTACYHAGGATSVRDGASLQRRFRDIHTLTQHAAVAEGWFTQEGSALLGFPVLFEA from the coding sequence ATGACGCTGGATGCCGGAGCGAACCTGCTACATGCGGTACGTGAGTTGGCCCCTGCCCTCTCCGCTCGCAGTGGGGAGATTGAGCAGGCACGGCAGCTCCCCTTGGACCTCATCGCCACGCTGAAGGACATCGGCGTCTACCGGATGCTTGTCCCTCGCAGCCATGGCGGGCTGGAGCTGAATCTTGTCACCGGGCTGGACGTCCTCTCCGAGCTGGCCCGCGCGGACGCCTCCACCGCCTGGACGATGATGATAGCCACGGAGAGCCCCCAACTCTTCGCCCTCCTCCTCCGCGAGGAGTTCGATGCCGTCTACGCCGCCGGGCCCAATGCCACCGTGGGCGGCGCCTTCAATGCCCAGGGCAAGGCCGTGCAGGTGGACGGCGGCTACCGCGTCACCGGCCACTGGAACTTCGCCACCGGCTGCCGCCAGAGTGAATGGCTGTTCGGCAACTGTGTCGTCCTTGGCCCAGACGGCACGCCCCGCGCTGGCCCCGCCGAGGGCATGCCCGAGACGCGCGCCATGCTGCTCCCCGCCAGCGAGGTCCGCATCATCGAGCACTGGGACGTGCTCGGCCTGCGCGGCACCGGCAGCCACGACATCGCCATCGACGCCTTCGTCCCCCAGCAACGCACCTTCGACATCTTCACCGGCCAGCCCTCCGTGCCGGGCGCCAACTTCGTGGTGCCGGTGCTGCACTACGCCATGCACATCGGCGCGGTGGCGGTGGGCATCGCCCAGGGCGCGGTGGACGACCTGCTCACCCTGGCCCGCTCGGGCAAGCGCCGGCTGTATGCGCGCACCTCGCTCGTGGACTCCCCTGTGTTCCGCAACCGGCTGGGCCGCGCGGAGACGGGCGCCCGCGCCGCTCACGACGCCCTCCGCCGCATGGGCGAGGTGTTCTGGGACGCCTGCCAGCAGTCCCCGATGAAGGCCTTCGCCCTCGCGCCGCAGGTGTCCGCCACCCTGACGTGGGCCGTGGAGACAGCCGCCGAGGTCGTGACGGCCTGCTACCACGCGGGCGGCGCCACGTCCGTGCGCGATGGCGCATCACTCCAGCGCCGTTTCCGCGACATCCACACCCTCACCCAGCACGCGGCCGTGGCGGAGGGCTGGTTCACCCAGGAAGGCAGCGCGCTCCTGGGCTTCCCCGTCCTCTTCGAAGCCTGA
- a CDS encoding acyl-CoA synthetase produces the protein MPLSPPRNMKDYEATRRDFRWERPEHFNFAADVIDRHAAERPEALALLWSDEAGQARRFTWEDLRRRSLHAARFLTEQGLRRGDRVFIMMPRVPEWWFLVLGCIRVGIVFMPGTPMLTPKDIRYRLEVAEAQAVIADVSCLERFDGLVGTAGKVRTWVSVGEGAPSPWGRYVSGVAEANAGAAFEPTRADAPLLIYFTSGTTGMPKMVLHTQASYGQGHVITGRYWLDLTPEDRHLTLSDTGWAKCAWGKLFGPWSQGACNVVYDFRGRFEPAKLLKVLETQKVTTFCAPPTAWRALVLQDLKAFDLSSLRHTVSAGEPLNPEVIDTWKDATGLHIHEGYGQTETVMIVGMFPSMAPRVGSMGKPSPGFTVSVIDDQGQEVADGQEGDIAVRVAPERPVGLFQGYLGDDAANAACRRGDWYVTGDRAVRDADGYFWFVGRADDVIKTSGYRVGPFEVESALLEHDAVAESAVIGVPDEKIGQRVKAFVVLAPGHTASPVLAQALQEHVKRTTAPYKYPREIEFVTELPKTVSGKIRRAELRTTRT, from the coding sequence ATGCCCCTGTCACCCCCTCGGAACATGAAGGACTACGAGGCCACCCGCCGGGACTTTCGCTGGGAGCGGCCCGAGCACTTCAACTTCGCGGCCGACGTCATCGACCGGCACGCCGCCGAGCGCCCGGAGGCGCTGGCCCTGCTGTGGTCCGACGAAGCCGGGCAGGCGCGGCGCTTCACGTGGGAGGACTTGCGGCGGCGCTCGCTGCACGCGGCCCGCTTCCTGACGGAGCAGGGGCTTCGCCGGGGGGACCGGGTCTTCATTATGATGCCGCGCGTGCCGGAGTGGTGGTTCCTGGTGCTGGGCTGCATTCGCGTGGGCATCGTCTTCATGCCGGGCACGCCCATGCTCACGCCGAAGGACATCCGTTACCGGTTGGAGGTGGCGGAGGCCCAGGCGGTGATTGCGGACGTGAGCTGCCTGGAGCGCTTCGACGGCCTGGTGGGGACGGCCGGCAAGGTCCGCACCTGGGTGTCGGTGGGCGAGGGCGCGCCGTCTCCGTGGGGGCGCTACGTGTCCGGCGTCGCGGAGGCGAACGCGGGCGCGGCCTTCGAGCCCACGCGCGCGGATGCGCCGCTGCTCATCTACTTCACGTCCGGCACCACGGGCATGCCGAAGATGGTGCTGCACACGCAGGCCAGCTACGGGCAGGGGCACGTGATTACCGGCCGCTACTGGCTGGACCTGACGCCGGAGGACCGGCACCTGACGCTCAGCGACACCGGCTGGGCCAAGTGCGCGTGGGGCAAGCTCTTCGGCCCGTGGAGTCAGGGCGCGTGCAACGTCGTCTATGACTTCCGTGGCCGCTTCGAGCCCGCGAAGCTGCTGAAGGTGCTGGAGACGCAGAAGGTCACCACCTTCTGCGCGCCGCCCACCGCGTGGCGGGCGCTGGTGCTCCAGGACTTGAAGGCCTTCGACCTGTCCTCGCTGCGGCACACGGTGAGCGCGGGCGAGCCGCTCAATCCGGAAGTCATCGACACGTGGAAGGATGCCACCGGGCTGCACATCCATGAGGGCTACGGGCAGACGGAGACGGTGATGATTGTGGGCATGTTCCCCTCCATGGCGCCGCGCGTGGGTTCCATGGGCAAGCCGTCCCCGGGCTTCACGGTGAGCGTCATCGACGACCAGGGCCAGGAGGTGGCGGACGGGCAAGAGGGGGACATCGCGGTGCGCGTGGCGCCCGAGCGGCCCGTGGGGTTGTTCCAGGGCTATCTCGGGGACGACGCGGCCAACGCGGCGTGCCGGCGTGGTGACTGGTACGTGACGGGAGACCGGGCCGTGCGCGACGCGGACGGCTACTTCTGGTTCGTGGGACGCGCGGATGACGTCATCAAGACGTCGGGCTACCGCGTGGGGCCCTTCGAGGTGGAGTCCGCGCTGCTGGAGCACGACGCAGTGGCGGAGTCGGCCGTCATCGGTGTGCCGGACGAGAAGATTGGCCAGCGGGTGAAGGCCTTCGTGGTGCTGGCGCCGGGGCATACGGCATCCCCGGTGCTCGCGCAGGCGTTGCAGGAGCACGTGAAGCGGACGACGGCGCCCTACAAGTACCCGCGCGAAATCGAGTTCGTCACCGAGCTGCCCAAGACGGTGAGCGGGAAGATTCGCCGCGCGGAGCTGCGCACCACGCGGACGTAG
- a CDS encoding zf-HC2 domain-containing protein has translation MTTPCTNLNLFVDGELSAPDAEVFRQHLGRCPECEAGLRELLQLELLASRALGGSASVAEPPPAKVTPLRPWMQRMSRTVVPVALAAGLAAVGVFRLQTQPEAPTDVWLAGADVRTLEARLSHPMADRFRPYEPMRGTSGAANPLPLRPLAELEEQQDFRGIAAAYALRGDWQQAESFLARAPASADRDNDRAVVALSGQRWEEALNLLGGALRQEPRHAQALWNRGLALRGLGLLKQAETSFRDVASLPGQAAGWTVAAEKRADEMRALRDAEAARWKRQVRETWTQLTEKTADAAYLVRQHPAVTRAALYEAVRTATSVDAVAALLPLASALDRLGEGTVLQDYVRDAASRDFKVRAPLAEDYAQLVKEGALVPGLLERLRVSQETDLYVGALLHTGEAARDAESLKALQRYAHGSRDPWLNLLAERERARSEEASGRAANAEHLLLATLRTCGAYNTLFPCAEIN, from the coding sequence ATGACGACGCCATGCACCAATCTGAACCTCTTCGTGGACGGAGAGCTGTCCGCTCCCGACGCGGAGGTCTTCCGCCAGCACCTGGGGCGCTGCCCTGAATGCGAGGCGGGGCTGAGGGAGCTGCTTCAGTTGGAGCTGCTGGCCTCCCGCGCCCTGGGGGGGAGTGCCAGCGTCGCCGAGCCGCCGCCCGCGAAGGTGACGCCGCTGCGGCCGTGGATGCAGCGGATGTCTCGCACGGTGGTGCCGGTGGCGTTGGCGGCGGGTTTGGCGGCGGTGGGTGTGTTCCGTCTCCAGACGCAGCCAGAGGCCCCCACCGACGTGTGGCTGGCGGGCGCGGACGTGCGGACCTTGGAGGCGCGGCTCAGCCACCCGATGGCGGACCGCTTCCGGCCCTACGAGCCGATGCGCGGCACGTCCGGCGCCGCGAACCCGCTGCCGCTGCGGCCCCTGGCGGAGCTGGAGGAGCAGCAGGACTTCCGAGGCATCGCCGCCGCCTATGCGCTGCGCGGGGACTGGCAGCAGGCGGAGTCCTTCCTGGCACGGGCACCGGCCTCGGCGGACCGGGACAATGACCGCGCGGTGGTGGCCCTCAGCGGTCAGCGGTGGGAGGAAGCGCTGAACCTGCTCGGCGGAGCGCTGCGCCAGGAGCCGCGGCATGCGCAGGCGCTGTGGAACCGGGGGCTGGCGCTGCGGGGACTGGGCCTGCTGAAGCAGGCGGAGACATCGTTCCGCGACGTCGCCTCGCTGCCGGGCCAGGCGGCGGGCTGGACGGTGGCCGCGGAGAAGCGCGCGGACGAGATGCGTGCGCTGCGTGACGCAGAGGCCGCGAGGTGGAAGCGCCAGGTGCGGGAGACGTGGACGCAGCTCACCGAGAAGACGGCGGATGCGGCGTACCTGGTGCGGCAGCATCCCGCGGTGACGCGTGCGGCCCTCTATGAAGCGGTGCGTACGGCCACTTCGGTGGACGCGGTGGCCGCACTGTTGCCGCTCGCCTCGGCGTTGGATCGGCTGGGTGAAGGCACGGTGCTCCAGGACTACGTCCGGGATGCGGCATCCCGCGACTTCAAGGTGCGTGCTCCGCTGGCGGAGGACTATGCGCAGCTGGTGAAGGAGGGGGCGCTGGTTCCCGGACTGCTGGAGCGACTGCGCGTCTCCCAGGAGACGGACCTGTACGTCGGCGCGCTGCTCCACACGGGCGAGGCCGCCCGGGATGCGGAGTCGCTCAAGGCCCTGCAGCGCTACGCCCATGGCTCCAGGGACCCGTGGCTCAACCTGCTGGCCGAGCGTGAGCGGGCCCGGAGCGAGGAGGCGTCCGGCCGCGCCGCCAACGCCGAGCACCTGCTGCTGGCCACGCTCCGCACGTGTGGTGCGTACAACACGCTCTTCCCGTGCGCTGAAATCAACTGA
- a CDS encoding RNA polymerase sigma factor, with the protein MSNLFNRDRRRFEAFIRQHRPSLLGLARRLCARSSLEPDDLVQETFERAMPEFEHLKDRTDSAAAAWLCTTMTNRFLDYCRRQRTESRGMPHLALVQDLAVSPEETQENWALVSTDAFQKAIERLKPHLRDAYRLHAEGKRYNAIAEHFNVPVGTVGSWLTLARRDLKELLLPQVAVAREQGATSS; encoded by the coding sequence ATGTCCAACCTCTTCAACCGGGACCGGAGGCGCTTCGAAGCGTTCATCCGTCAGCATCGGCCCAGCCTTCTGGGGCTGGCCCGCCGGTTGTGTGCCCGCTCCAGCCTGGAGCCGGACGACCTCGTCCAGGAGACCTTCGAGCGGGCGATGCCGGAGTTCGAGCATCTGAAGGACCGGACGGACTCCGCGGCGGCTGCGTGGCTGTGTACGACGATGACGAACCGCTTCCTGGACTACTGCCGCCGCCAGCGGACGGAGTCCCGGGGGATGCCACACCTGGCGCTGGTCCAGGATTTGGCGGTGTCGCCGGAGGAGACCCAGGAGAACTGGGCGCTGGTGAGCACCGACGCCTTCCAGAAGGCCATCGAGCGGTTGAAGCCGCACCTGCGTGACGCCTACCGCCTGCACGCGGAGGGCAAGCGCTACAACGCCATCGCCGAGCATTTCAATGTTCCCGTGGGCACCGTGGGCAGTTGGCTCACCCTGGCCCGTAGGGATTTGAAGGAACTGCTGCTGCCCCAGGTGGCGGTAGCCCGGGAGCAGGGGGCCACGAGCTCATGA
- a CDS encoding cupin-like domain-containing protein, whose translation MSREDSRLALEWHTWLAENLALGVSAEDAQRVLVDAGVEASLAQREIATAQAHPYVVAARRIGRRYEWLEALADLYAELHRQSGAVTLEKRRGVSPEEFFTRYYFGHRPVVLQGFMEDWPAMRRWSLADFRERFGDVEVEIMSGRDANPDHASQPDKHRQVVKLRDYVQRVETGGESNDFYMVPRNENWKRDGLARLREDIRAPAGIIDPELRPDMTTLLLGPPGTVTPLHHDNMNVLLGQVMGRKHVRLVPSFQRHLVYPRHGTFSSVDAASPDAARFPLYGEATVLEGVVEPGELLFLPVGWWHWVRALDVSATVTFHHFQLPGGNTHLRTPQ comes from the coding sequence ATGAGCAGGGAAGACTCGCGCCTGGCATTGGAGTGGCACACCTGGCTGGCGGAAAACCTCGCCCTGGGCGTGAGCGCGGAGGACGCGCAGCGGGTGCTCGTGGATGCGGGCGTGGAGGCTTCGCTGGCGCAGCGGGAGATTGCCACGGCACAGGCGCACCCCTACGTGGTGGCGGCGCGGCGGATTGGCCGGCGCTACGAGTGGCTGGAGGCGCTGGCGGACCTCTACGCGGAGCTGCACCGCCAGTCCGGCGCGGTGACGCTGGAGAAGCGCCGAGGGGTGAGCCCGGAGGAGTTCTTCACCCGCTACTACTTCGGTCACCGGCCGGTGGTGCTGCAAGGCTTCATGGAGGACTGGCCGGCGATGCGCCGCTGGTCGCTCGCGGACTTCCGGGAGCGCTTCGGAGACGTGGAGGTGGAAATCATGTCCGGGCGCGACGCCAACCCGGACCATGCCTCGCAGCCCGACAAACACCGCCAGGTGGTGAAGCTGCGCGACTACGTCCAGCGGGTGGAGACGGGCGGCGAGTCGAATGACTTCTACATGGTGCCGCGCAACGAGAACTGGAAGCGCGACGGACTGGCCCGGCTGCGCGAGGACATCCGCGCGCCCGCCGGCATCATCGACCCGGAGCTGCGTCCGGACATGACGACGCTGCTGCTGGGACCGCCGGGCACCGTCACCCCGCTCCACCACGACAACATGAACGTGCTGCTGGGCCAGGTGATGGGCCGCAAGCATGTGCGGCTGGTGCCGTCCTTCCAGCGCCACCTCGTCTACCCGCGCCATGGCACCTTCAGCTCCGTGGACGCGGCGAGCCCGGACGCGGCGCGCTTCCCGCTCTACGGCGAGGCCACCGTCCTGGAGGGCGTGGTGGAGCCGGGCGAGCTGCTCTTCCTGCCCGTGGGGTGGTGGCACTGGGTGCGCGCACTGGACGTGAGCGCCACTGTCACGTTCCATCATTTCCAGCTCCCGGGAGGCAACACGCACCTGAGGACTCCGCAGTAG
- a CDS encoding CHAT domain-containing protein — MLKPAYDKVLVLALATPVLVLTVLLARTPSKGSGAPVSAQFWAERRSASRIEARLTHPEADRYRPRMSAGGCPVAPEPIPLRDLARLEEAGDLSGIASAYALQGEWNQAASFLERMPASPDRDSDLAAVYLARGSHEQALRLLDGVLKAQPKHAQAMWNRALVLQAMGLTMKAADTFEQVALMGEPGWSREAKANAREQRDATMERARRWKEAREATLALVDDPQAPLPLEAARKDPGIVRQAFYEVVRAAPSKERVLALLPLAQELDRGHGGSALTDYVKRVSGRNFTRRGVLSREYASLVRGKLNQPDKLLERVLASGEDDLFLGTAQHTRATRRMFSQVVERAKRQNDPWFNLYIEREEAIRETAEGQWWKAEQRIFNALQRCREGGLSTRCVDLELRLSILYADLQRLTEGEQHARTAWAWARQLREWDMEFTALEALAAITRSRGDFASSRAYVEEWSARGHVNCVWPRENLAHTYYLDNRMDDARREVDANAACKNEPLSLLFAVNLAELSRTRPKPGDEALLRQALTWANHSNPMPSDAVYARYVEGRFLLDSDRARGLALLRQTITEAEALPRGDSLAREAWALSYSSLVTDAGKAGEYTQALELMAAQLGTPVPQRCALAAAVHGERTVLVARGTQGQVLGHYETDRQGPFIRADTSRLVPDRLREVLRGCERVDVLAWPPVFGHTDLLPPEVPWSFRLGRTAQPRTTPTARRLVVSSVDAPALLQLPRLPQWLPSQEPEAVPLQVLSGSDATPARVLADMRDATEIEIHAHGIMDPALSDASLVVLSPETSGRYALTADVVRQQTLTGAPMVFLAACSAGRAASTTTSHEPFSLPAAFIDAGARAVLASTVDIPDAAGRFFDGVRRRIREGAAPAVALRDERQRWLERDSRAGWTRHVILVESY, encoded by the coding sequence ATGTTGAAGCCGGCGTACGACAAAGTCCTGGTCCTGGCGCTGGCCACGCCCGTCTTGGTGTTGACCGTCCTTCTTGCCCGCACGCCCTCCAAGGGAAGCGGGGCACCTGTATCCGCGCAGTTCTGGGCGGAGCGCCGCTCCGCGTCACGCATCGAGGCTCGGCTCACGCACCCCGAAGCGGACCGCTACCGGCCACGTATGTCGGCGGGCGGCTGCCCCGTCGCTCCCGAACCCATCCCACTGCGAGACCTCGCCCGGCTGGAGGAAGCGGGCGACCTGTCCGGTATCGCCTCCGCGTATGCCCTTCAGGGCGAGTGGAACCAGGCGGCCTCGTTCCTGGAGCGCATGCCCGCCTCTCCGGACCGCGACAGTGATTTGGCCGCGGTGTACCTCGCCCGCGGCTCACATGAGCAGGCCTTGCGGTTGCTGGACGGCGTGCTGAAGGCGCAGCCGAAGCATGCGCAGGCCATGTGGAACCGCGCGCTGGTGCTCCAGGCGATGGGGCTCACGATGAAGGCGGCGGACACCTTCGAACAGGTGGCGCTGATGGGGGAGCCGGGCTGGAGCCGCGAGGCGAAGGCCAACGCTCGCGAGCAACGCGACGCCACGATGGAGCGCGCCCGCCGGTGGAAGGAAGCGCGCGAGGCCACGCTGGCGCTGGTGGATGACCCTCAGGCGCCTCTTCCGCTGGAGGCGGCCCGCAAGGACCCGGGCATCGTCCGGCAGGCCTTCTATGAAGTGGTCCGCGCGGCGCCGTCGAAGGAGCGCGTCCTGGCCCTGCTGCCCCTGGCGCAGGAGTTGGACCGCGGCCACGGAGGCTCCGCGCTGACGGACTACGTCAAGCGGGTGAGCGGCCGGAACTTCACGCGCCGCGGCGTGCTGTCGCGCGAGTACGCGTCGCTGGTGCGCGGCAAGCTGAACCAGCCGGACAAGCTGCTGGAGCGGGTGCTGGCGTCGGGAGAGGACGACCTCTTCCTGGGCACGGCCCAGCACACGCGGGCCACGCGCCGCATGTTTTCGCAGGTGGTGGAGCGGGCGAAGCGCCAGAACGACCCCTGGTTCAACCTCTACATCGAGCGTGAGGAGGCCATCCGCGAGACGGCCGAGGGCCAGTGGTGGAAGGCCGAGCAGCGCATCTTCAACGCGCTCCAGCGCTGCCGCGAGGGCGGTCTGTCCACGCGCTGCGTGGACCTGGAGCTGCGCCTGAGCATCCTCTACGCCGACCTCCAGCGCCTCACCGAGGGCGAGCAGCATGCCCGCACCGCCTGGGCCTGGGCGCGCCAGCTCCGGGAATGGGACATGGAGTTCACCGCCCTGGAGGCGCTGGCCGCCATCACCCGCTCACGCGGGGACTTCGCCAGCTCGCGTGCCTATGTGGAGGAGTGGTCCGCCCGCGGGCACGTCAACTGCGTCTGGCCCCGGGAGAACCTGGCCCACACGTACTACCTGGACAACCGCATGGACGACGCGCGCCGCGAGGTGGACGCGAACGCCGCCTGCAAGAACGAGCCGCTGAGCCTGCTGTTCGCCGTCAACCTCGCGGAGCTGTCGCGCACCCGGCCGAAGCCAGGGGACGAGGCGTTGCTGCGGCAGGCCCTCACGTGGGCCAACCACAGCAACCCCATGCCCAGCGACGCGGTGTATGCCCGTTACGTGGAGGGCCGCTTCCTGCTGGATTCCGACAGAGCCCGGGGGCTGGCGCTGCTGCGGCAGACCATCACCGAGGCGGAGGCATTGCCTCGGGGAGATTCACTGGCGCGCGAGGCCTGGGCGCTGAGCTATTCGTCGCTCGTCACGGACGCGGGCAAGGCGGGCGAGTACACCCAGGCGTTGGAGTTGATGGCCGCGCAGCTTGGCACGCCCGTGCCCCAGCGCTGCGCCCTTGCGGCGGCGGTGCATGGCGAGCGCACGGTGCTGGTGGCGCGCGGGACGCAAGGCCAGGTGCTGGGCCACTACGAGACGGACCGGCAGGGGCCATTCATCCGCGCGGACACCTCGCGGCTGGTGCCGGATCGGCTGCGTGAGGTGTTGCGTGGCTGCGAGCGCGTGGACGTGCTTGCCTGGCCGCCCGTCTTCGGCCACACGGACCTGTTGCCGCCGGAGGTGCCCTGGAGCTTCCGGCTCGGCCGCACGGCCCAGCCGCGCACCACGCCCACGGCCCGGCGGCTCGTCGTCTCCAGCGTGGATGCGCCCGCGCTGCTCCAACTGCCGCGGCTGCCGCAGTGGTTGCCCTCGCAGGAGCCGGAGGCGGTGCCGCTGCAGGTGCTGTCCGGCTCGGACGCCACGCCCGCGCGCGTGCTGGCGGACATGCGGGACGCCACCGAAATCGAAATCCACGCCCACGGCATCATGGACCCGGCGCTCTCGGATGCGTCGCTGGTGGTGCTGTCCCCGGAGACGAGCGGCCGCTACGCGCTCACCGCGGACGTGGTGCGGCAGCAGACGCTCACGGGGGCGCCCATGGTGTTCCTGGCGGCGTGCAGCGCCGGACGCGCGGCGAGCACCACCACCAGCCACGAGCCCTTCAGCCTGCCCGCGGCGTTCATCGATGCGGGCGCACGGGCGGTGCTGGCCTCCACGGTGGACATCCCGGATGCCGCCGGCCGCTTCTTCGATGGGGTCCGGCGCCGCATTCGCGAAGGGGCCGCGCCGGCGGTGGCGCTGCGGGACGAGCGTCAGCGCTGGTTGGAGCGGGACAGCCGTGCCGGGTGGACCCGGCACGTCATCCTCGTGGAGTCATATTGA